In a genomic window of Infirmifilum sp. NZ:
- a CDS encoding PUA domain-containing protein: protein MSAQERLIREGMRRYLSRFYDPAYIDALEEALRRPGSRYFFRVNLLKADPVEVVSRLREEGYEVHMHPAVREAIYARVTGPNSVHLYRGRVVVDWNTAESVYVGANVYAPGVQRVIGAEKGDFVTVVTPSGQPVASGVLEISPDEIFRERRGIAVRVLNSVFKAPSLREHPLHKEGLVYHQSLPSMVAVRLLNPEPGWRVLDMCASPGGKATHAAILMEDKGEVIAVDRSARKVRVIDENAARMGLKSVKTIQYDSRYITDVLDTGSVDAVILDPPCTTLGVRPKLRYTRDSADVHRLAEYQRQFITEAAKVLRKGGLLLYTTCTLTPHENEMNVLFSMKLGFRPLRINPPLLLRKPLLGIEGTVFDPVYNDTPGFFISLMRLEERQQCY, encoded by the coding sequence GTGTCTGCGCAGGAAAGGTTGATACGCGAGGGGATGAGAAGGTATCTTTCGAGGTTTTATGACCCTGCTTACATCGATGCGTTAGAGGAGGCTCTTCGTCGTCCAGGTTCTCGGTACTTTTTCCGCGTGAACCTCCTGAAAGCGGATCCTGTGGAGGTTGTGTCGAGGCTGAGAGAGGAGGGCTACGAAGTCCACATGCATCCAGCTGTTAGAGAAGCTATCTACGCGCGAGTCACAGGACCCAACAGTGTCCATTTATACAGGGGGAGAGTGGTGGTAGATTGGAACACTGCCGAGAGCGTTTACGTCGGGGCAAACGTTTACGCGCCGGGAGTCCAGAGGGTTATAGGAGCTGAAAAAGGCGATTTCGTCACGGTGGTGACCCCGAGCGGGCAACCAGTTGCGTCTGGGGTCCTAGAGATAAGCCCCGATGAGATATTCAGGGAAAGACGGGGGATCGCGGTGAGGGTGTTGAATTCCGTGTTTAAAGCTCCTTCGCTGCGGGAACATCCACTGCATAAGGAGGGCTTAGTGTACCATCAGAGCCTGCCAAGCATGGTTGCGGTTAGGCTTCTGAATCCCGAGCCTGGTTGGAGAGTATTGGATATGTGCGCTTCTCCAGGCGGGAAAGCGACCCACGCAGCTATCCTCATGGAGGATAAGGGGGAGGTTATCGCTGTGGACAGGTCGGCTAGGAAGGTTAGGGTCATTGATGAGAACGCGGCCCGAATGGGGCTCAAATCCGTTAAAACAATTCAATACGACTCCCGGTACATCACGGACGTCCTAGACACAGGTAGTGTTGATGCCGTTATACTGGACCCCCCTTGTACCACTCTAGGTGTGAGGCCGAAGCTGCGCTACACGAGGGATAGTGCTGACGTTCACAGGCTTGCAGAGTACCAGCGTCAGTTCATTACCGAGGCTGCTAAGGTTCTAAGGAAAGGGGGGCTACTACTCTACACCACCTGTACTCTAACACCGCACGAGAACGAGATGAATGTGCTTTTCTCGATGAAATTAGGTTTTAGGCCACTCAGGATTAACCCTCCTCTTCTTCTGCGTAAACCTTTACTGGGGATAGAGGGGACCGTGTTCGACCCCGTGTACAACGACACCCCTGGCTTTTTCATCTCGCTGATGAGGCTCGAGGAGAGGCAACAATGTTATTAA
- the psmA gene encoding archaeal proteasome endopeptidase complex subunit alpha, with protein sequence MFPAAPMAGYDRAITIFSPEGRLYQVEYAYEAVKRGMTALGVKASDGVVLAVEKRSASPLVEGTEKIKKIDDHVGVAFAGLFGDARVLIDQARVYAQTHRLVYGEPVPIELLVKRICDIKQVYTQHGGVRPFGVAFLFAGIDRKGPHLIQTDPGGTYLRCKARAIGAGAQKALDLFTKEYHEDMKIDEAVLLALRGLREAMEEGFTAENIELAKIDIYEKSFKIFSPSEVSALIAKL encoded by the coding sequence ATGTTCCCAGCAGCACCCATGGCTGGGTATGACAGGGCTATAACGATATTCAGCCCCGAGGGCAGGCTCTACCAGGTCGAGTACGCATACGAAGCGGTGAAGAGGGGGATGACGGCTCTCGGGGTCAAGGCCTCCGACGGTGTCGTGCTGGCGGTCGAGAAGCGTAGCGCATCCCCCCTTGTAGAGGGCACCGAGAAGATAAAGAAGATAGACGATCACGTCGGCGTGGCTTTCGCTGGGCTATTCGGGGACGCCCGCGTCCTAATTGACCAGGCCCGCGTCTACGCTCAAACCCACCGCTTGGTTTACGGCGAACCCGTACCCATAGAGCTTCTTGTAAAACGCATCTGCGACATCAAGCAGGTGTACACCCAGCACGGCGGCGTTAGACCTTTTGGCGTAGCTTTTCTCTTTGCAGGCATCGATAGGAAGGGGCCGCATCTCATCCAAACAGATCCCGGTGGAACCTACTTGAGATGTAAAGCTAGGGCTATAGGAGCAGGTGCCCAGAAGGCGCTGGATCTCTTCACAAAGGAGTACCACGAAGATATGAAGATAGACGAGGCAGTGCTACTTGCACTGCGGGGTCTGAGGGAGGCCATGGAGGAGGGCTTCACGGCCGAGAACATAGAGCTAGCCAAAATAGACATATACGAGAAAAGCTTCAAGATATTCAGCCCAAGCGAGGTAAGCGCCCTCATCGCAAAGCTTTAG
- a CDS encoding ribosome assembly factor SBDS: protein MSKKKLSIARLEKGGKRFEIFVDAEKAWALKNGEKINVREVVEGEFIYSDAKQGLKASEVDLKRVFGTLDPYAIAETIIKKGELLLTAEQRRELIESKRRQIIEFLSRNTIDPRTNTPIPPKRIELALEEAKVSIDPFKPVEVQVNDVIKALRMILPLKVARAIMAVNIPAPYVGKAHSALSKFGKILRESYSSDGSLNAELEIPAGMQSSLMELVASLTRGQGEVRLLRTEQV from the coding sequence ATGTCGAAGAAGAAACTAAGCATTGCGAGGCTCGAGAAAGGTGGAAAGAGGTTTGAAATATTCGTCGACGCCGAGAAGGCCTGGGCGCTGAAAAACGGCGAAAAGATCAACGTTAGGGAGGTTGTCGAGGGAGAATTCATTTACTCCGACGCGAAACAAGGGCTAAAGGCTTCAGAAGTTGACCTCAAGAGGGTTTTCGGTACTTTGGATCCCTACGCGATAGCTGAGACTATTATAAAGAAAGGAGAGCTCCTGCTGACAGCCGAACAGCGCCGCGAGCTCATCGAGTCGAAGAGGCGCCAGATAATTGAGTTCCTGTCGCGTAACACGATTGACCCCAGGACGAACACCCCTATTCCCCCCAAGAGAATTGAACTCGCGCTCGAGGAAGCAAAGGTGAGCATCGACCCCTTTAAACCAGTCGAAGTGCAGGTGAATGACGTAATAAAAGCCCTGCGAATGATCCTGCCGCTAAAGGTGGCAAGAGCAATAATGGCTGTTAACATCCCGGCACCCTACGTAGGGAAAGCCCACAGCGCGCTTTCCAAATTCGGCAAAATCCTGCGGGAAAGCTACTCCTCCGACGGCTCGCTGAATGCTGAGCTCGAGATACCTGCCGGGATGCAATCATCTCTCATGGAGCTAGTCGCAAGCCTCACGAGAGGCCAGGGAGAGGTTAGGTTGCTACGAACAGAGCAGGTGTGA
- the rrp4 gene encoding exosome complex RNA-binding protein Rrp4: MTLYVKDRQIVIPGDPIGEQGKFSIEGHVYRVNKKFFSKVLGVVYIDPDRKIVRVIPLKGKYIPVEGHRVVGKVVEVGLTNWIVDINSPYEAILPVSEVTSKPVNISRNELAKILDEGDLILAKVVSFDYTKDPVISIKESKLGKIPKGSLVEISPQKVARIIGRKGSMVSLIEEMLGVRLIVGQNGRIVVVGDDPLKEEIAVLAIKKIEAEAHITGLTDRIREFIESRLRE, encoded by the coding sequence ATGACCTTGTACGTGAAAGACAGGCAAATTGTCATCCCGGGGGACCCCATCGGCGAGCAGGGTAAATTCAGCATAGAAGGCCACGTGTACCGCGTCAACAAGAAGTTTTTCTCCAAGGTCCTCGGCGTTGTTTACATCGATCCAGACCGCAAAATTGTGAGGGTCATTCCACTCAAGGGCAAATATATTCCAGTTGAAGGGCACAGAGTCGTCGGGAAGGTCGTCGAGGTGGGACTCACTAACTGGATCGTCGACATAAACTCTCCCTATGAGGCCATCCTCCCCGTTAGCGAGGTTACGTCAAAACCAGTTAACATATCTAGAAACGAGCTGGCCAAGATACTTGACGAGGGTGATCTTATCCTTGCAAAGGTGGTATCTTTCGATTACACAAAGGACCCTGTCATCAGCATCAAGGAATCCAAACTTGGAAAGATACCCAAGGGCTCCCTCGTGGAGATAAGCCCTCAGAAGGTTGCCAGGATAATCGGAAGGAAGGGATCCATGGTGTCGCTAATCGAGGAAATGCTAGGAGTAAGGCTCATCGTCGGCCAGAATGGCAGGATAGTGGTCGTCGGCGATGATCCCTTAAAAGAGGAGATAGCTGTGCTTGCAATAAAGAAGATCGAGGCAGAAGCCCATATAACCGGTCTCACAGATAGAATCAGGGAGTTTATAGAGTCGAGGTTGAGAGAATGA
- the rrp41 gene encoding exosome complex exonuclease Rrp41: MTKAKNVKLIDENGRRTDGRLPDEMRPLRVETGVLKNADGSAYVELGNNKVVAAVYGPREVTPRHEALSDRALLRCRYAMLPFSVADRKSPQPTRREIELSKVIREALAPAIFLNEYPRTAIDVFINVLEADGGTRTASIIAASVALADAGIAMRDLVAAIAVGKIGDILVLDINGLEDQYGDGDMPIAMMPKVGEITLIQADGVYSPQEVEQAVAMASRAIKRIYEEQVKALKSKYEAVRLEVGKDE, translated from the coding sequence ATGACAAAGGCGAAAAATGTGAAACTGATCGACGAGAACGGTAGGAGGACGGATGGTCGCTTACCAGATGAGATGCGGCCGCTGAGGGTTGAAACCGGTGTTTTAAAAAATGCGGACGGCTCCGCATACGTGGAACTAGGAAACAACAAGGTTGTTGCCGCCGTCTACGGCCCTCGAGAGGTCACACCTAGACATGAGGCGCTGAGCGATAGGGCTCTTCTGAGGTGCAGGTACGCGATGTTACCCTTCAGCGTCGCGGATAGGAAGAGCCCTCAACCTACGCGCCGCGAGATAGAGCTTTCAAAGGTCATTCGCGAGGCTCTTGCACCGGCAATTTTCCTCAATGAGTATCCAAGGACCGCGATTGATGTTTTCATCAACGTATTGGAGGCTGACGGCGGCACGAGGACAGCCAGCATTATTGCTGCTTCAGTGGCGCTGGCTGACGCCGGGATAGCTATGAGAGATCTTGTCGCGGCTATTGCTGTTGGAAAAATCGGCGACATCCTCGTGCTCGACATCAACGGCCTCGAGGATCAGTACGGTGACGGCGATATGCCTATCGCTATGATGCCGAAAGTGGGAGAAATTACCCTCATACAGGCCGATGGTGTATACAGCCCGCAGGAGGTTGAGCAGGCTGTGGCCATGGCCTCGAGAGCGATCAAGAGAATCTACGAAGAGCAGGTTAAGGCGCTTAAAAGTAAATATGAGGCTGTAAGACTAGAGGTGGGGAAAGATGAGTGA
- the rrp42 gene encoding exosome complex protein Rrp42 — translation MSDAVSRLRILPVVKKELLVASLRKGVRLDGRKPEEIRQLSLENGVITKAEGSSIARLGDTKVIAGVKLSIGNPFSDTPDEGVLIVNAELSPLASPLFEPGPPGEEDIELARVIDRGLRSAGVIELSKLAIIPGSKVWSVFIDIYPLDHAGNILDAAGLAAMSALLNAKIPKTNVENGRISILDEKIPLPVKSRVVFVTVAKIGEYLVVDPSLEEEIASDTKITFSITEDGKICAIQKSGEGSLKPSELLKARDLALEAAKKLFPLLPPLPVQQSA, via the coding sequence ATGAGTGATGCTGTTTCAAGGCTGAGGATTCTGCCGGTTGTTAAAAAAGAGCTGCTGGTAGCTTCGCTTAGGAAAGGGGTGCGGCTTGACGGCCGAAAACCCGAGGAGATTAGACAATTGAGCCTAGAAAACGGCGTGATTACCAAGGCTGAAGGTTCCTCTATAGCCAGGCTTGGCGACACGAAAGTCATAGCCGGAGTGAAGTTGAGCATAGGGAATCCCTTTAGCGATACTCCTGATGAGGGAGTGTTGATAGTCAACGCTGAACTTTCACCACTTGCTTCACCCCTCTTCGAGCCTGGGCCCCCGGGAGAAGAAGACATTGAGCTGGCAAGAGTTATTGACAGAGGGCTTAGAAGCGCGGGAGTGATAGAGCTATCAAAGCTGGCGATAATACCGGGCTCTAAGGTTTGGTCCGTATTCATAGATATTTATCCCTTGGACCACGCCGGGAACATACTCGACGCTGCAGGTTTAGCCGCGATGAGTGCTCTTCTCAATGCAAAGATCCCAAAGACCAATGTCGAGAACGGGAGAATATCCATTCTCGACGAAAAGATCCCGTTACCTGTAAAAAGCAGAGTCGTGTTCGTAACGGTTGCTAAGATAGGAGAGTACCTTGTTGTCGACCCGTCGCTGGAGGAGGAAATAGCCAGTGACACGAAGATTACATTCAGCATAACAGAGGACGGGAAAATATGCGCTATTCAAAAGAGCGGCGAAGGTTCCTTGAAGCCGAGCGAACTGCTCAAAGCCAGAGACCTAGCTCTGGAGGCAGCAAAGAAACTGTTTCCATTGCTTCCGCCTTTACCGGTTCAACAGTCTGCATAA
- a CDS encoding 50S ribosomal protein L37ae, which yields MGKHTKVVGRAGRFGARYGSTLRKKVAAIEHKMKAKHRCPRCQSVGTLKRISVGIWSCKKCGYTFAGGAYLPRTEAGRTFAPEELKALGLKG from the coding sequence ATGGGTAAGCACACGAAAGTGGTCGGAAGGGCTGGCAGGTTCGGAGCCCGCTATGGATCCACGCTTAGGAAGAAAGTCGCAGCCATCGAGCACAAGATGAAGGCCAAGCACAGGTGCCCACGTTGCCAGAGCGTTGGCACTCTCAAAAGAATTAGCGTCGGCATATGGTCGTGCAAAAAGTGCGGTTACACATTCGCGGGTGGCGCCTACCTGCCTAGGACAGAGGCTGGCCGCACTTTCGCACCTGAGGAGCTGAAGGCGCTAGGATTGAAAGGATAG
- the rsmA gene encoding 16S rRNA (adenine(1518)-N(6)/adenine(1519)-N(6))-dimethyltransferase RsmA: MSECWRNLKQLHLRKRLGQHILVDERYIELFTDAVGEARVVYEIGCGLGSLTLKLAKRVEYVFCSEIDPNMVFLLKECVKEVGNADIVLSDATKLALSRSRHVVVSNTPFNLSSEIVLLLCRDEALEYAILGVQREVGERLLAQPMSRNYGRLSIVAQLCFSIDELFIIPSRAYVPRPKVETMVVRMVPTRMFPPSFLEHLEAFTQKVFPYRRKKLQTGLSIGLGISKEQAREILSQAGIDPDKRVYETSPWDFVKIVKHLSFQS; this comes from the coding sequence GTGTCCGAGTGTTGGAGGAACTTAAAGCAACTCCACCTGCGTAAGCGTCTAGGGCAGCATATATTGGTGGATGAGCGGTACATAGAGCTGTTTACCGACGCGGTGGGCGAAGCGCGAGTAGTGTATGAGATAGGTTGCGGGCTAGGTAGCTTAACCTTGAAGCTAGCAAAACGAGTGGAGTACGTTTTTTGTAGCGAAATAGACCCTAACATGGTGTTTCTCCTAAAAGAGTGTGTAAAAGAGGTAGGTAACGCCGACATAGTTTTATCAGACGCCACCAAACTCGCGCTGAGTAGGAGCAGGCACGTTGTGGTGTCCAACACTCCATTTAACTTATCGTCAGAGATAGTGCTCTTGTTATGCAGGGATGAGGCCCTGGAGTACGCTATTCTCGGTGTGCAGCGGGAAGTCGGGGAGAGGTTGCTGGCTCAGCCAATGTCGAGGAATTACGGCAGGCTCTCGATTGTGGCGCAACTGTGCTTCAGCATCGATGAGCTGTTTATAATCCCGAGCCGAGCCTACGTTCCAAGGCCCAAGGTGGAAACAATGGTGGTTAGGATGGTTCCAACCAGGATGTTTCCCCCAAGCTTCCTAGAGCACCTTGAAGCGTTTACTCAAAAAGTATTTCCTTACAGGAGGAAAAAGCTTCAAACAGGGCTGTCGATAGGTTTGGGCATCAGCAAGGAGCAGGCGCGGGAGATACTCTCACAGGCGGGAATAGACCCTGATAAAAGGGTTTATGAGACCTCTCCCTGGGATTTTGTCAAAATCGTTAAGCACCTATCCTTTCAATCCTAG
- a CDS encoding GTP-dependent dephospho-CoA kinase family protein, whose amino-acid sequence MQPQRVLVLREEGRAMLAYGWGFMIFEDPPDSVRTLFNLSRMVGMGGKPFIITVGDVVSSNFGTYAYTNVAIVDGKTRRRVELGGPGIEAEYKCRNSPGTITPECYSAVSQAVRLTPAEGRARVAVEGEEDLLSLVAIRECRLNAGWVVYGHWKGFVCAIPCTPFFKRLAEVLLETYFEQH is encoded by the coding sequence GTGCAGCCTCAGCGCGTGCTCGTGCTTCGTGAAGAGGGGCGAGCGATGCTCGCGTACGGTTGGGGGTTCATGATATTTGAAGACCCTCCTGATTCCGTGAGAACGCTGTTTAATCTGAGCAGGATGGTGGGGATGGGCGGTAAGCCCTTTATAATCACAGTCGGCGACGTCGTTTCCAGCAACTTCGGGACCTACGCGTACACTAATGTGGCGATAGTTGACGGAAAGACTCGCCGTAGAGTGGAACTGGGGGGACCCGGGATCGAGGCTGAGTATAAGTGCAGGAACAGCCCTGGAACGATAACCCCTGAGTGCTACAGCGCGGTGAGCCAGGCTGTTAGGTTAACGCCCGCTGAAGGCAGAGCGAGAGTTGCCGTGGAGGGGGAGGAGGATCTCCTGTCGCTTGTGGCCATAAGAGAGTGCAGACTTAACGCGGGCTGGGTTGTCTACGGGCACTGGAAAGGATTCGTCTGCGCTATCCCGTGCACACCGTTTTTCAAGAGATTAGCCGAGGTACTTCTCGAGACCTACTTCGAGCAGCACTGA
- a CDS encoding TFIIB-type zinc ribbon-containing protein, which yields MKCEVCGGEVVLDPRGYYVCSQCGLVVEISLDSTVPEHEIVTHRRSRSEDFHLERLNLIITGQLEDYRLWRILSKVSSALNLSPDARKRILEDYKRFTIFLSRQKDAGFRKTAILALLLYLESKRRNPSVNLRDFVKTLRAQGLKLRVRDVLHLLPFARQFGLISSEWDADLDGLMGNIADPNLREVVKKHAKLILSRIRRYAVGRSRRNVAAAVAVIVLRKLGVERDLYYFAKSLRVPYSSLRSNVDFVTSVLLEVGLEKYLG from the coding sequence ATGAAGTGCGAGGTCTGCGGCGGAGAGGTTGTCTTGGACCCGAGGGGCTACTACGTTTGCTCCCAGTGCGGCCTTGTGGTCGAGATAAGCCTGGACTCCACGGTTCCCGAGCATGAAATAGTTACACACAGGAGGTCTCGCAGCGAGGATTTTCACCTGGAAAGGCTGAACCTCATCATTACAGGCCAACTCGAGGACTACAGGCTCTGGAGAATTCTCAGCAAGGTCTCGAGCGCTCTCAACCTCAGTCCCGATGCGAGAAAAAGGATCCTGGAGGATTATAAGCGCTTCACCATCTTCCTTAGTAGACAGAAAGATGCGGGATTTAGGAAGACCGCTATCCTGGCGCTTTTGCTCTACCTGGAGTCAAAGAGGCGCAACCCGTCGGTGAACCTGCGAGACTTCGTTAAGACGCTTCGCGCTCAGGGTTTAAAGCTGAGGGTTCGAGACGTGCTTCACCTCTTACCCTTCGCCCGACAGTTTGGGCTAATCTCCAGCGAGTGGGATGCCGACCTCGACGGCTTGATGGGAAACATCGCTGACCCAAACCTGCGGGAAGTTGTCAAAAAGCATGCAAAACTAATACTTTCCCGCATCAGGAGGTACGCTGTGGGGAGGAGTAGGAGGAACGTTGCCGCCGCAGTAGCCGTTATAGTGCTACGAAAGCTTGGCGTGGAAAGAGACCTCTACTACTTCGCGAAGTCGCTCCGCGTGCCCTACTCGTCGCTGCGCAGCAACGTGGATTTTGTTACATCAGTGCTGCTCGAAGTAGGTCTCGAGAAGTACCTCGGCTAA
- a CDS encoding Lrp/AsnC family transcriptional regulator, whose protein sequence is MPTAYVLINCDIGKERAVIEELKKVPGVVEANLLYGVYDIIVKIAGSDEKEIREVILTRIRMLPGVKRTLTMPVVEV, encoded by the coding sequence ATGCCTACGGCTTATGTTCTGATAAACTGTGATATTGGTAAAGAGCGCGCGGTGATAGAGGAGCTGAAAAAGGTGCCAGGTGTAGTTGAGGCAAACCTCCTCTACGGTGTCTACGATATAATCGTGAAGATTGCAGGTAGCGATGAAAAAGAGATACGGGAGGTTATCCTCACCAGAATACGCATGCTGCCGGGGGTTAAAAGAACATTAACAATGCCTGTTGTTGAAGTATAG
- a CDS encoding nicotinamide-nucleotide adenylyltransferase, which yields MRRALYIGRFQPFHLGHYKAIEWILSREDEVIVGIGSAQTSFEPRNPFTAGERALMIWSTLRGSGMIERVIVTMIPDTISEHSRWVCNVRTFSPSFQVAYTNDELSRMLLEASGIPVEEIPFFEREKYSGTRIRQLMAQRNPAWRALVPVQTAEVIDAIKGEERVHRLYKLAGLV from the coding sequence TTGAGGAGAGCTCTTTACATCGGGCGTTTTCAGCCATTCCATCTAGGCCACTATAAAGCAATAGAGTGGATACTCTCCCGCGAGGATGAAGTGATAGTCGGGATAGGTAGCGCTCAGACAAGCTTCGAGCCAAGGAACCCCTTCACCGCCGGGGAAAGGGCGCTCATGATCTGGAGCACCCTCAGGGGTTCAGGCATGATCGAAAGGGTTATAGTCACCATGATTCCAGACACGATTTCGGAGCACTCCAGGTGGGTGTGCAACGTAAGGACGTTTTCCCCTAGCTTTCAAGTAGCTTACACGAACGACGAGCTCTCACGGATGTTGCTGGAGGCGTCGGGGATTCCTGTGGAAGAAATACCCTTTTTCGAGAGGGAGAAGTACTCCGGGACGAGGATAAGGCAGCTTATGGCTCAGCGGAACCCAGCATGGCGCGCCCTCGTTCCGGTGCAGACAGCTGAGGTCATCGACGCAATCAAAGGAGAAGAAAGAGTTCATAGGCTTTACAAGCTGGCTGGCCTGGTATAG